The genomic window CCGGCGACGGCGCCGACGTCGACGGTGGTCCATTCGCTGTCGttgttgtcgtcgtcgtcgtcattatACCCGGCGTAGCCGAGGTAACGTTCACGGCGCCCTGATTCTGCGATGCCATTACGCTCTACCGTAGATGTCGTCGGTTACCTAATATTTTACctatcgacgacgacgacgatgagcGACAGTAACCGTCGGTCTTTCCCGACTCCGACGCGGCTCGTAGAGCGCGGACCTCGCGAAActcactcgctcgctcgttctcgCGCGAGCTTTCGCCCCAAGCTGCTCTACGTCGACTTCCTCACTCCTCGGTCCGGAGATTCGCCACAGCCGTCACGGAACACGCGAGCACCCCCGGCGGACAGCCAGCGGTCCAGGACGCTCGCCACATCGCCGAAACGGGACTGACGGCCGCGCGTGCCTCTCTttcccgtcgtcgtcgtcgttgtcgttctCCTCGCCTTCCCCGTCCTTTTCCCTCCTCGTTGTTCCTCTCCTCGGCACCCGGGTCGTCCAGTCAGCGTTTCACGCCGACGAAAGCGTATTAATGCGGCGGCATTCGGCACGACGAGCCTGCGTTACGCTACGCTCGTCTCCCTTGACAAATCAAGCGCACAAAGCCAGTTCCACTGCACGACCGAGCGAGAACTCGAATACTCTCGTGAAAGGTGCTCCGAATCGGAGCCTCCGATCCAATCGACTTCAGCTCCTCCACCCGATCTCAACGAATTCTCTAGCCAATAGCCAATCAGCTGTTCGAAAGATACGTTGGCTGGCACGGTTGGCAGTGCGGTGCCTCGGGTTTCGCCGGCACGAGGCGGCAGAAAAACGGCTGTTCATCTCGCTCTTGTGACGTCGATGGTAAAGGTGAGGGTGGATCGTCTAAATCGTCGCATGCATATGGTGCCGTGCGTGTTTGTTATTGCGGGTGTTATGCGGACACTGCTGTGGCTTCTGGCCTCGGCGTAGTCTACCATTTTTCCCGTCTCTCCTCGCGGTGTGCAAGATGGGCAACCAGGTGGCACGTGTCGGGAACGCGTCGCAGAGGAAAGTGGAGTCCGCGGTTGCGACGGGTGCCGGTAACGCGAACCATGGCACGAATGCCACCATCGCCTCCAAGAACGAGCCGGACCACAACTCCCACACGCAGTTCTTTCCGATCGAAAGCCTGGCCAAGGTTCGTTGTTTTTATATcacttgtaaaataaatgcacgcgtaattttttatcaacgaAAAGTGCAGAAATTCCATTGTTCAGAGTGCTCCTTTTTTGATGCACCGAGAATTCTctgctttataattaaagcagaaaataattattataaatttgtaaaattctaaTCTTCTTGGCCTTTCTGTACGAAGTAACGAAGTATGTACGATGTATTTaacggtttttttttgtacacgTAAATGTATAGTAATAATTTAGCttcttcgaaataatttttaattaacggcgTCTTTACTGATACActtatgtacatttttttagaCCTTATCGCATCATGCGTACCAAGAGGAACACGTTAATGGCATTACTAAGTCTGTATTCAAGAAGTACTTATTCCCGACTCATCCCGAACTTAGCGAGaaactttttacttatttacaTCATAATGCTGAAGCCACGGCTGCATACATAAGCACCACAGCGTTTAAGCAGCAGGCTGAAAAGTTTTTGTCGGTGTTAAACGACCAGGCTATATTggagaattatataaaaatgtactctaatataaaaaatggtGGCAACGTTACTCCCGATACGCTACGAGAGTTATTGATGTGCTGCTACCAACTAGCAATGGAAAACAATAGCACCAATTTGTGCCTTCATTCACAACAGATAATAAATGCAGTTGTTGTTTCATGTGTTAGTAAAATTGTTCATGTAATGTAATACAGAGTGTtctatcgtaaaaaaaaaaaaaaaaaaaaaaccacttTGTGATTACtctttgaataaataattttaataatttatgtataattaaataatatcaatattttaaattttgtaatattttacagttTCACGGCAAGGCTAGCTTGTCTACGAGTTACGTGAGCAATTGGATTGGGCAGCATTGCCCGCGTTTGGTGCATGGCCTACAGCGATATGTGGTGCACGTATTAACAACTGCTTATCGCAACGGTAAAGCACTTTTGTCAAAGGAACAACCGCAACTTCCTATAGATGTACTTACTCCCGTGCTAGAAAAGTCCGATCAAGAATTCCCTCAAGCAGACTTATTGCCAATAAGCTACGTCTGGCTATTGTCGTGCACCCTACCGCAGTGTTATCTTCAGGTATGTGtcataaagtaaataatataactatACTAATGTGTTCTGCTTGAAAAGCATTCTGTATAAACTATGCTCCGATAAGCTTAGTATTGTATATATAACTAGATCTACGTATCTATGTGCGTGGTGTATATGTGTAGACCAACGATTCACCGAAGGACATAACGCACGCTTTGATAGCCAGAAGAACAGGGAGTATTTGTCCAAGGCATTGGACGTTACTGTACAATAGCGGAGAGCACGGGACCGGGGCTAATCGCTTCCTTCACCATGTATTAGGTTACAGAGGTCCCACTCTGCTTATTATAAGAGCTGCTAGCGCAGAGAGGGACGAGGAATGTCCAACGTATTGCGTATGTTCGGCCATCGAGTGGCGAGAAAGTCATCTCTATTGGGGCGACGAAGACTCGATGGGTGTTCAACTGATTCCGTCCTACAAAATCATGGAAAAAGGTCCGAAAATACTGTATCTGAATACGAATATCAGGGGCTATCCGCACGGCCTGCGGCTTGGTAGCGATCCACGCTCGCCGCTTATCAGTATCGACGAATCATTCCATTCCGTATCTATCGCCGGCGCGCCTTATCGCATTGCCAGCCTAGAAGTTTGGGGCTGTGGCGATACGAAGCTGAggtaatgtattttaaaaactgtGACGTAAAACTGCTTGCTAACGAAATGTGATAGCGagataatattacatttgcaGAGAAAAACAATTAGAGATCAAGAAGTGGCAAGTGAAAGAAGCAGAAAAGCAAAGAGTCGTCAAGTTGAGCTCGAGCGATTGGTTGGATCATCCCGACCGTTACTTATTGGAACTGGCTGGTAGAGCATCTTATAATGAATCTAACAGCTAGAGTTGGGAAAGATTACCGAGCGTGCTTAAACAACTGCtcattactattttattttgtatatatgtatataacatcAAAGTTATCACCAAAATTTCTGTACTTATATGGTGTACGAAGAACGTGCGCATAAAATGTGATCGTGACTTACGTGAAATACAGGGACTGTTTGTaatagtttatttatttttcttttttcaatacttCCTCataaaatgatattatttttgtgaatgaaaatgatattatcttttacaagtatcatttttatttaataaatctatgcaaacttatttttaattgtcaatACCATTAATCAGGCTCTTCCAATTAAAATCTTCCTCGCCGTCGTGCAgatttatcacatttttttcatcaatgacatcaaacaaatttttaaatggCAAATATCTTAGTAATGTAACTTTATCAGCGATGATAATCAACTTGTGCCGTGCGCGAGTGATAGCCACCGTTAACCGCCGTTGATCGTCCAGTATctcgaattctttttttatgttgcacGCGATACTTTTTGTACAAGAGTATAATATAACATCTTTGTCACGTCCCTGATACTGATCTACGGTATTCACTTCAATTTCTTTACCTATAAtctttcttaataaattaatttgagcATTGTAAGGTGCGATAATTCCTATATTTCTAGCGCATACACCCCCTTCAATAAGTACCTGAGTGAGACGCAAAATAACAGCAACTTCCCAAATGTTAGAATACGCTTGATCTGATATAACATCtctattttcaaattctgtgCTTAAATTATAAGTGCTATCGGTATTAAGTACAACGACCGAGTCCTCCAAACTTCTAGAGAGCGTACTTCTTACCCACCGTTCGCAAGACAAAAAGACCTGTTCCATTTTCGAGCCGGTCAATGTCGCGTTCTCCACCTGCTTGCTGCCCGACGTCAATTTATCGCGGTACGTTAAATCATTGGCCAGCTTCATGATTCTTCTGTTCATTCTGTATTgtttcgataaattaatgGTGTTATCGTCGTTATCCAGCCTGACGAACAGAGACTCATCTGCACCGAGTTTCAGAgcggttttatttttaataatcggcgGCAACTGATCTGGATCTCCGACGAGGACGAACTTGCGTGCGCTATATAAAGGTCGCAGTATTGTGGGTTGCATAATTTGCGCACTTTCATCAACCACGCACACGTCGAAGTTCCGTTTCCTGATGAGTGCATGGTACGCACCGTAGCAAGTGACGCCAACGATTCGCTTGCTGTTATAGAAGACCTCCAAATCCTCCGGCGAATCGCAGCTTGCAACCGCGTATTCTTCGCTCTTGCATGTTAACAAGGGATGGATCTGCCTTGTCGAACCTAAACGTAAAAAGTCGATGTTCCGTTCAAGCAGCTTGAGAAGAATATTGTCTATCGCGCTGTGAGTATGTGCAGTTATCAGCACACTGGAACCCAACTCGTGCAACAGTTCTATTAGAGCTACTAACGTTTGCGTTTTTCCTGTGCCCGGCATGCCTTTTATTAGAATGTAATCGTGGGCAGCTACTGCTTTCAGTACCGCTCTCTGCTGAATCTTGTTTAAATCGCTTATAATCTTAGTGCTGGTTGACACTATTGAACGTGATAAATTTTCTACAAACGTAGCCGgttttttatcgataattatgCGTCGAAGCTTAACGCTCGTTTCGTCGTTACTCAACAGACCAGCcacatttgcataattaaacgTAGATAAATCCGAGGAAGAATACTTATCAATGTGGAACGTAGAATGTGCATGCAATCGCATAATATCTTTGTCCAATAGAACTGTAATAATGTCGTGCGAAACATGCGTTATATATCCTGCAGCTATATTAATTCGTGCATCCGTGCTAACAGCAATATAATCATTCTCGGCAAATATACCATGCGTGTTAGTCTCTTCTTCAATGTTAACGCGTGCAAATTTATGTTGGTATCTTTCACCTTTCTTTTTCGGTTTTCCGATAACTTTCAAATTACATATGCACGTCCCCTTTGCCTCCCTCTTTTCGGGACTTGTCGTCCATAAGCTGCTCAAACTGCTATTACTGCTTACATAACTTTCTTCCAGCTGCAACAATGCAATCCACTTCATAATGTAATTCAAATGACTAATATTAAAGTCACTTCGCAATTCTTCAATAAATGCGGATAATGGATGCGATAATGACAAATTTGTATTCTCGTCTTTCATTAAATACGCACAGCATAAAGTCTGATAAGGACATCTACTGCACGCACTGTGATGATTTATCGGCTCAGGTAATTCCATTGTCTTCAAATCTGATTCTAAATTTATGTTCTGCTGATCTGCAGGTTTTTTGGTAAAATAATATGCTAAAGTATTGCGTAGCAATATCAGGTCTCTTTTTTCGTGATGTTTGCTTTTAATTTCCTGCATTACATTTTCCtttagatataataataatccggTATCGATATCTTGATCCCAAAAGCTCATCATCATGAGATAAAGAATAACTTGGCCTTTATGCTCGAAGGAGTGAGAAACTCGTCCAGTTTTCACCTCTAGAGGcatgattctttttttcgaatttatatttacctctGCTGTTACATCTACTCTTCCTTTTATACCCAACTTCGGTATGTAAACGTTTTCCTCGATGTCTTGTATACTATTAATACTtccttgaaaattattttttaaattgcttaTGTGCTGCTGCTTATTACCCTTAATATAATGTTgaataaattcgaaaattCTAGGAGCATACTCCATCATACGTTTTCGGCAATCTACTAGCGATAAATCCGATGCGTAAAGATAACTTATGGTGTCTTtcgattgtaaaatattatccaGCAGTTTTATCACATCAGATagtgcaaaaatattttcttgcagTGCTTTTTGCAACCATTCATGAACTAACGATCCCACAGTCATCACAGAATAATCACCAGACAAATTTGGTAGTGATTCGATCTTCTTAAATTTCTCAGCCAGCACCGCTCGCCTGTTACAAAATAAACCGCTCGTTATTGTCGTGCCTGATATCAGCAAATCGGGCTGAGTTACAATTAAACCATTATTATTATCCACAATCCAATACTGCAGATCTTTCCTTGCTTGTATCGTGACAATATCACTAATCTGAATTTGTATATCTTTCCAAAATCCTGAACATGCAACAGTGTCAATACCTTCAGATGCCAAGTGCTGCACTGTTAAAATAGTGATTGTTGATTCTCGTTTAACATCGCTTATTTTGCATCTTTGTAAAGTGGTAAAATCAATTTCCGGGTGCCACTCTTGATCAACAAAATTATCAAGCTCATCTCCATTCATcattgaagaaaaattttcgaaagattctatttcctttaaatcacataattcaattttttcagACATGGTTGTTTCTACAGCAGACGGAGACAATTCCAAGGTAACAGAATTCAACTCTTGTGTTTTTTTAAGAACATGACTGTCACTGCAAATAACatctgaattatttatatttttaatactggCAGATTTTTGGCAAACATTTACACTctgttcattttttattaaattattttcactgTTATTAAACTTCTGAAGTACAATGttatttttgttctctttGGAATTATAATATGAATcctttaaatcttttaatactGAACTCTCATGtgaattgatattttttaccgTTACAATTAAATGTTCTTTTAACAGCTCTTTGGTCACATTACATTTCCTCTTAACGTTAACTTCGGATTCTTTGTCGAACTCGTtatctctttcctttctttttctttcaatcaAAACTGAAGAGTTTATATTCGATATCTTATCATTATCTACTGCACCTTTTGGAATTTTTGTAAAGAATGACGATATTTTTGTTTGAGATTTGCCAAGATTATTAGCTACAGAAATCTGGAAATAGACAaacacaatttattaaatattataaaataacgttttacacatatttttcgttttacaCTTATAAATTcttaagtattaatttttatcataattatgGATTTTTTACCTTCCTCTGTGATAACTGATGTTTCTTCATGTTTTCGTACAGTGTACTCGAAATAACTTCACATAAATGCCttatatatcatttatttacaatgcTGGCAGCTCGGAGTAGTGCTTGTGTCATATATGATCAGTATTAAATCCCACAAAAATTCGTGACATGTGATTATTGTTCCCGCGCAAACGTTTAGCACGGAGATCGCCATTTTAAAGCGTGTTTTGTTCTCGTCGACTATCACACACGAAATGCACGAGTATATGTACAAAAGAGCTGATTGGTCCATTTTCTTATGTATTCGCCAATACACCAATCGGCTTTCTTATGCGTATGTTATGCAGCTTATGCATTTCGTGTGTGATGACTCTAACTCGCAATACAACGACGGTATGaagagtaaaaatataaagaaaaaagattaaaattagaatccgttcaaaaataaacttttttgttaCTTACTTCAGACTCGGGAGCTGTAAATCGATATCGTGGGAAAAAAATTCAGCTTTTTTATTGGactcaataattataaatttttatttactatatAATTATCagttatcatttaattatcataCTAATACAATGATAACAATCGTCATTTGTTTAAAGAATGTTCGGCGATTGAAGAATGATATAACGGTATTCCTcgtaaagttaaaaagttggcattaataatttgtacaaCGACATAATCGCCAATCTGTATTTGCCTTGTCGCAGTGGAGTGTTGAGCGATGGGAACAGTCGCAGATGGTAGCACAACTTTTATGTTGCCATCGTTTCTACTTTGTAAATTATGATTAGACCTTTTGCTCTCCTGCCAATAgaaaatacatattacataaaatttatcattgccacttttaaaaattaataattacttaaaaatacagcacgattaaattatttgcagaaagtaaaaagatcgacaaacattaaaaaataatttttttttgttttcttgtagtatgtatgtaataaaattataaaaatgccTTACACTTTCCACAAGAACAAGTTGATGCTGCCCTATCTGTGCCCTATTTAATTGTTCTGCCTCCTTTCTGTACAATTCGACCATGCGATACAGACGATCCATCTTCACGTGCGATTCAACGTCATCTGTATAACGTCTGTGTGCTGTAGTTTTCTGAGAAACAGTAAAATACTTgtaattattctaaataattataattagttaacaaattttaatgataactcattaaaacttatttctattttgtatTGTTTGAAAAGATTACGTAGTATAAAAGTACCTCGCGCATGCTATAAGCGTATAAATAAGCAGTATGGTATTTCACTTTTTCTATTAGCGACAACGTTTCCATAAAGTTTTCCTCGGTTTCACCGCAAAATCCAGCTATAAAGTCGCTGGACAAATACACATTTGGAAGAATATCCCGTATATGATACACCAAGTCCAAATATGCTTCCCTGGTGTATCCTCTGCGCATTTTTTCCAGAACCACGGAGTTACCGCTTTGAGCAGGTAAATGAATCTGCTTACAGATGTTCGGTCTTTCGGCTATTAAATGCAATACCTCATCGGGAAAATCCTTGGGATGGGGAGAtgtaaatctaaaaataattatacaggCAATTAATATAGGCagagataaagaaatttttatcgattcgTACCTTATTCTTATTTCcggattaattaaagagaCTTTGTCTAATAAATCGCTAAACCTTAAACCGcccttcttatttttataaactgtTTTAAAGCCTTTAGCGAGATGAGTTTCAGTGTTGGCTGGTAAGACAAATTCCGATTGAGATAAATCTCTGTAGCTATTCACATTTTGTCCTAGAAGAGTTATTTCCTTCACGCCCTGATCTGACAATTGCCGTACTTCGTCAAGTATGCTTTCAATTGGTCgtgatctctctctccctcttgtAAACGGTACGATACAATAAGTACACATGTTATCGCAACCTCTCATTATCGAACTGTAAATCACAAAATTCCATAAAGTTAAatagttaatattattttacgcaaaatataaaatttaattttataaatatctattataCATTACACAAATGCTGCTGTGGAATCTTGGTTGAGTCTAACTGGCGTAACGTCTGCATACGTTTCGTCGAGCGATAACATGACATTAACAGCTGTTTCATTATCCGTTACCGCCAGAAGCCTTGGCAAATCCTTGTAACTATCAGGACCGGCTATTACATCCACAagcttttctctctctaatATTTTTGTCTTCAAGCGTTCAGCCATGCATcctaatataaatattttctcttataAATCAAATCACTTAGTTGAAAATTTCAtgttctattaaatattaattaaactcacCTAAGAGACCAATTTTTACAGGACTCCCAgctattctctttctctggTTCCTCAAACCCCtcaataattctaattttctcCATATTTTCTCCTCAGGATTGTCCCTGATGGAGCAAGTAATGAGTAATACAATATCTGCATCAATTAGAGACTGTGTATGCTTGTAGCCATGCGATTTCAATATCGACCATATTATATCGGTATCGTTCACGTTCATTTGGCAGCCATAAACGTCAAAATACACTAGTATAAacatagtaaaaaaaagtaaaggtaaaatatttaaattatatgaagaaaatatatacatttataatagatatctaaagaaaaaaaaaacctttttgATTTTTGCCACTGATATCTCGTATGTATGGAATAGGCTCCTCGCTGGGAATATCTACGATAGATGGGCTCAAGAAATCTTTTAAAGAAGGTCCGTCTTGAATATTTCTCACTGGTTTCCGTTCTATAATTTGTTCGGTTGCGCCTGCATTAATTGCCGATGCACGACGAGGTATTGTTCCGTGAATTGCACGGCATATTAGAAACCGCTGAGGATCCGTGCATTTCCATTGTATCAAATATCTCTTAAAACAATTTCCGTAATACATCCCCCTCGACATATtggagataaattaaatatatattctcaaataaaaatacgcagacgttaaaaatttataaactaaaCAAGAAGCACTGTGCTGTCGAATATATATTTGACAAATACGCATCGATACCATCCACGTTAATTTCTTGACCAGCTGATATTGTTGTAGGTTAGAAAAACTGGAGTATACTTGAAGCAATTGGAGTGGGAATGCCTAAACTCCgatgttatttataatactagAACAAATcatgcgcacgcttcgcgtgcattattttttGGAAGGTTTCAATTCATACGAAAGTAAGATTTCTctcaattctattttatttctttctctcgatatttatttatcgttttatctacaatataaaacgtaaaaacagGGGTAGGGAGGGAACAGTCCTTTCAATATGAATCTCatctataataattaacactAATACACGCCTTATTTACAATATTCgtatatacaattaataatacacgTGTCGTCGCCGTCAATGTTACATGCGTCGTTAAAAAATAGTAGTTGCAACGTTTATTAACATcctaaataatacatattaaaacgAAGGCGTATAATACAGacctatatacatatatccacTCTCCATGCAAGTGtgttttacaaatttcaataaaagaaCATgctcgttataaattttattttttatataatcgtATAAATTTCTAAGCAATAAAACCATTCACTTCtcaaatagaaaattataacaaattataaatctgTTCTGCTTTCTTTGTCGCCAGCTCAAGGATGTGCGTGAATGTTAGATAGTACAGCAGCAGATTCACAttctttgtattaatatatatatcgtaattCTGTAGTCTCTTTGTAAGCAAAGTCTGTAGCAAACGCCTTACAAATGTCACTATCgacagattttatttattccgcaTCACATTCCGCAACTTTATTgctaaaatacaaaattaaactgtacataattattaaagctaTCACAATAGTGTGTAGATGTATAATCTTGCTTTGGTAAAGCACACTATATGTATTTGacatttaaatttgcaaaaaaaaatagaaaaaaaaagtaaaaaaagaaaaagaactcCATTCGTTTCATTTTAAGTCTCGGTACAATGATAAATTACTACCACCGTtgcgaaaaaaagattaatcaAGGTACTTGACAATCCCAAACATTCTcagtaaatcttttttacacAATCGCACTttagttttatattcatcttttacgttaataattgttcaataattctctatttatttttctttggaGCATATAAGCGTCTAGCATCATTGTCTTTATAAGACTCAGCTAAGCTccgttattataaaataatttacaagatAATTCAACGTACTTTTAACTAATAAATACAGTTTTGACCGTATACTTCCTAATCAGTATTAGACATAA from Cardiocondyla obscurior isolate alpha-2009 linkage group LG19, Cobs3.1, whole genome shotgun sequence includes these protein-coding regions:
- the LOC139110186 gene encoding CDK5RAP1-like protein, coding for MSRGMYYGNCFKRYLIQWKCTDPQRFLICRAIHGTIPRRASAINAGATEQIIERKPVRNIQDGPSLKDFLSPSIVDIPSEEPIPYIRDISGKNQKVYFDVYGCQMNVNDTDIIWSILKSHGYKHTQSLIDADIVLLITCSIRDNPEEKIWRKLELLRGLRNQRKRIAGSPVKIGLLGCMAERLKTKILEREKLVDVIAGPDSYKDLPRLLAVTDNETAVNVMLSLDETYADVTPVRLNQDSTAAFVSIMRGCDNMCTYCIVPFTRGRERSRPIESILDEVRQLSDQGVKEITLLGQNVNSYRDLSQSEFVLPANTETHLAKGFKTVYKNKKGGLRFSDLLDKVSLINPEIRIRFTSPHPKDFPDEVLHLIAERPNICKQIHLPAQSGNSVVLEKMRRGYTREAYLDLVYHIRDILPNVYLSSDFIAGFCGETEENFMETLSLIEKVKYHTAYLYAYSMREKTTAHRRYTDDVESHVKMDRLYRMVELYRKEAEQLNRAQIGQHQLVLVESESKRSNHNLQSRNDGNIKVVLPSATVPIAQHSTATRQIQIGDYVVVQIINANFLTLRGIPLYHSSIAEHSLNK